The genome window CCGGTAGAGGAGGGACGTCCATGGCACTGTCGCACAGCAGGGTGACGCGATACGACTTCTGCCCGCGAGCGTACCGCTACTACTACCTCGATGGATGGCGACCCGTGGCGAAGAAGCCGGCGCTGCTCTTTGGCGACGCGATCGACCGCGGCCTCACCGCCCTGTTCCAGCGCGGCGCGGAGCCGGTGGCAGTCTTTGAGGCCGCATGGCAGGCGCTCAAGGACGCTGGGGTGGAGTGGGGCAAGCGATATTCGTGGGAGGCGCTCTTGGAGATCGGCAGGGGCGTGTTAACGCGCTTTGTGGCGGAGGAACTGCCCCGCTTCTCGAACGTAGCCCCCGAGCACGTGCAGCGAAGTCTCTCCGCCGAAGTCGACGGCGTCAGCTTTGTCGGGTATCCAGACCTGTACGGCGAGGTCGATGGCCTGCGCACGCTCGTGGATTTCAAGACCGCCCAGTCCGTCTACGACGCCGAAGAGGTCCAGCTCAACGAGCAATTGACCGCGTACTGGTGGCTGCTGGAGGCCAATGGCATCCCGGTGGATCGCGTGGCGTTTTGCGTCCTGCTCAAGCTCAAAGAACCGAAGATCGCCTGGTCCTTCGCAACCAGGACGCCGCAAGACATCGCGGAGTATCGGGCGAAGCTGGCCCTCGTGGCCGCCGACATCGCCCGCGGCCGCTTCCCCAAGAAGACGTCATCGTGCGGACTGTGGAGCGGGTGCGACTATCGGCCGTTGTGTCTCGGAAACGAGTCCGCCATCCGCACGCACCTGGTACTAACCGAGGAGATGTCGGACGAAGAAATCGTCGTGTAAAAGAAGGAGAGGACACCATGAATACGGGACAGAACGGAAAGGCCAACACGGGGAACGGAGTCGTTACACTCGATCCGGCGGAGCAGCTCCGGAAGGAGACCGAGATC of Nitrospirota bacterium contains these proteins:
- a CDS encoding PD-(D/E)XK nuclease family protein, producing MALSHSRVTRYDFCPRAYRYYYLDGWRPVAKKPALLFGDAIDRGLTALFQRGAEPVAVFEAAWQALKDAGVEWGKRYSWEALLEIGRGVLTRFVAEELPRFSNVAPEHVQRSLSAEVDGVSFVGYPDLYGEVDGLRTLVDFKTAQSVYDAEEVQLNEQLTAYWWLLEANGIPVDRVAFCVLLKLKEPKIAWSFATRTPQDIAEYRAKLALVAADIARGRFPKKTSSCGLWSGCDYRPLCLGNESAIRTHLVLTEEMSDEEIVV